The following coding sequences are from one Streptomyces angustmyceticus window:
- a CDS encoding 3-oxoacyl-ACP synthase III family protein, which translates to MGLALPDRVVSNAELCETLDTTPEWIEEKTGILERRFLGADETITELAIQAGEKAVHHAGIEARDIDVLVVASSTPEWIMPSLGVIVAERLGIETPRIVDMTQHACASAVYAIHTASCLLQEPGLQNALVVCAEGASRVSDPRDRTVRIFFGDAAGATVLTRTEGSGGLLSYDLGNAYSPAVALAGPSQLNHARDTPGHEGPSPYLQMDGRVVWQEATTRLPKSVSEALAAAGVEASEVNGFAFHQANVRLLQYIVRTMGVDYEKVPITADVLGNTGAASPMTALWRLAADGRAKAGDVIVLGAIGAGFLWGSLCFQLPNDVKAEE; encoded by the coding sequence GTGGGTCTGGCTCTGCCTGACCGGGTGGTTTCGAACGCTGAGCTGTGCGAGACGCTGGACACCACCCCGGAGTGGATCGAAGAGAAGACCGGAATTCTGGAGCGTCGCTTCCTCGGTGCCGACGAGACCATCACCGAACTGGCCATTCAGGCCGGGGAGAAGGCTGTTCACCACGCGGGAATCGAAGCGCGCGACATTGACGTGCTCGTCGTCGCGAGCAGTACGCCCGAATGGATCATGCCGTCCCTGGGGGTCATTGTCGCGGAGCGGCTCGGCATCGAGACGCCACGCATCGTGGACATGACCCAGCACGCCTGCGCTTCGGCCGTCTACGCCATCCACACCGCCTCCTGCCTGCTGCAGGAGCCAGGCTTGCAGAACGCCTTGGTGGTGTGTGCCGAGGGCGCCTCTCGGGTATCCGATCCGCGCGACCGCACAGTCCGGATCTTCTTCGGTGATGCGGCGGGAGCCACGGTGCTGACCAGGACGGAAGGCTCGGGCGGCCTTCTCAGCTACGACCTGGGCAACGCTTATTCGCCTGCCGTCGCCCTGGCGGGGCCGTCCCAGCTGAACCACGCGCGCGATACGCCGGGCCATGAAGGCCCCAGCCCCTACCTCCAAATGGACGGCCGTGTGGTGTGGCAGGAAGCCACCACCCGCCTGCCTAAGTCCGTCAGCGAGGCGCTGGCAGCTGCCGGCGTCGAGGCATCCGAGGTCAACGGCTTCGCCTTCCACCAAGCCAACGTCCGGCTCTTGCAGTACATCGTCCGCACCATGGGCGTGGACTACGAGAAGGTGCCCATCACGGCTGACGTCCTCGGCAACACCGGTGCGGCATCACCGATGACTGCGCTGTGGCGCCTCGCGGCCGACGGGCGGGCCAAAGCGGGCGACGTGATCGTACTCGGAGCCATCGGAGCAGGATTTCTGTGGGGCTCGCTGTGTTTTCAACTGCCGAATGATGTTAAAGCCGAGGAGTGA